The following nucleotide sequence is from Methanomassiliicoccales archaeon.
GGGCAATGGACCGATCGTCATTCAGAAGAGATCAAGCGCGGCATCTCCATTAGGCTAGGCTACGCGGACGTCAATTTCTATAAATGCCAGCAGTGCGAAGGTTCGAGCGCCTACGTCAACCAACCTACCTGCCCCAACTGCGGCGGAGAGGCGGAGTTGCAGCGAGCCGTGTCCTTCGTGGATGCGCCGGGTCACGAGACTCTCATGGCCACCATGCTCTCTGGCGCGGCGATCATGAACGGTGCGCTACTGCTCGTGGCAGCCAACGAGAAATGCCCCCAGCCGCAGACGAAAGAGCACCTGATGGCGCTCAGCATCATCGGCGTGGACAAGATCATCATCGTGCAGAACAAGATCGACATCGTCACCAAGGAAGAGGCCCTGGCGAACTACAAGGAGATCAAGGAGTTCGTCAAGGGCACCATAGCGGAGAACGCCCCAATCATACCGGTTTCCGCAAATCACAACGTCAACATCGACAAGCTCATCGAGACCATCGAACAGATCATCCCAACGCCCAAGCACGACACCAAGAAGCCGGCCCGGATGTTCGTGGCCAGGTCCTTCGACATCAACAACCCGGGCTCACCGCCTGAGTCCCTCCGCGGTGGTGTGCTGGGAGGCTCCCTCATCCAAGGCAAGCTGGAGATCGGGGATGAGATCGAGA
It contains:
- a CDS encoding translation initiation factor IF-2 subunit gamma: MSEDRQPEINIGMIGHVDHGKTTLTKALSGQWTDRHSEEIKRGISIRLGYADVNFYKCQQCEGSSAYVNQPTCPNCGGEAELQRAVSFVDAPGHETLMATMLSGAAIMNGALLLVAANEKCPQPQTKEHLMALSIIGVDKIIIVQNKIDIVTKEEALANYKEIKEFVKGTIAENAPIIPVSANHNVNIDKLIETIEQIIPTPKHDTKKPARMFVARSFDINNPGSPPESLRGGVLGGSLIQGKLEIGDEIEIAPGRKVEAGREITWEKITTKVESLHAGDADLEVIKPGGLIAIGTKLDPAMTKSDGLTGRVVGKPGTLPPVLHKFVMTTKLLERVVGAAVDLAVENIKTNEPLMLSVGTATTVGVVTSARVDESEVALKIPVCAEKNQRVAISRKIQGKWRLIGYGIIK